One window of the Mycobacterium haemophilum DSM 44634 genome contains the following:
- a CDS encoding fumarate reductase/succinate dehydrogenase flavoprotein subunit: MVEVEHHSYDVVVIGAGGAGLRAVIEARERGMRVAVVCKSLFGKAHTVMAEGGCAAAMGNTNPKDNWQTHFGDTMRGGKFLNNWRMAELHAKEAPDRVWELETYGALFDRTKDGRISQRNFGGHTYPRLAHVGDRTGLELIRTMQQKIVSLQQEDYAELGDYEARIKVFAECTITELIKDQERIAGAFGYWRESGRFVVFEAPAMVLATGGIGKSFKVTSNSWEYTGDGHALALRAGASLINMEFVQFHPTGMVWPPSVKGILVTEGVRGDGGVLKNSDGKRFMFDYIPSVFKGQYAETETEADQWLKDNDSARRTPDLLPRDEVARAINSEVKAGRGTPHGGVYLDIASRLTPADIKRRLPSMYHQFMELAEVDITTQPMEVGPTCHYVMGGIEVDADTGAATVPGLFAAGECSGGMHGSNRLGGNSLSDLLVFGRRAGLGAADYVRSLSSRPTVSPEAVDTAAKQALKPFEGPKDGSAPENPYALHMDLQYLMNDLVGIIRNQEEISRALTLLTELWTRYQNVLVEGHRQYNPGWNLAIDLRNMLLVSECVAKAALERTESRGGHTRDDHPGMDPAWRKTLLVCRATQNINGGADGSHVSITREPQVPMRPDLLELFEISELAKYYTDEELTEHPGWSG, from the coding sequence ATGGTTGAGGTCGAACACCACTCCTACGACGTAGTGGTGATCGGTGCCGGCGGCGCCGGACTACGTGCGGTCATCGAGGCGCGGGAACGGGGCATGCGGGTCGCGGTGGTGTGTAAATCCCTGTTCGGCAAGGCCCACACGGTCATGGCCGAGGGCGGTTGCGCGGCCGCCATGGGCAATACCAATCCGAAGGACAACTGGCAGACCCACTTCGGCGACACGATGCGCGGCGGGAAGTTTCTCAACAATTGGCGGATGGCCGAATTGCACGCCAAGGAGGCGCCGGACCGCGTTTGGGAACTAGAGACCTACGGCGCGTTGTTCGACCGCACCAAAGATGGCCGGATCAGTCAACGCAACTTTGGCGGGCATACCTACCCGCGGCTGGCGCACGTCGGCGACCGCACCGGCCTGGAGTTGATCCGCACCATGCAGCAGAAGATCGTCTCGCTGCAGCAGGAGGATTACGCCGAACTCGGCGACTACGAGGCCCGGATCAAAGTGTTCGCCGAATGCACGATCACCGAGCTGATTAAAGACCAGGAGCGGATCGCCGGCGCGTTCGGCTACTGGCGCGAAAGCGGTCGGTTCGTCGTGTTCGAGGCGCCCGCGATGGTGCTGGCCACCGGTGGCATCGGCAAGTCATTCAAGGTGACCTCGAATTCCTGGGAGTACACCGGTGACGGGCACGCCTTGGCGCTGCGAGCCGGTGCATCGCTAATCAACATGGAGTTCGTCCAGTTTCACCCGACGGGCATGGTGTGGCCCCCCAGCGTGAAGGGAATCCTGGTCACCGAAGGTGTTCGCGGCGACGGCGGAGTCCTGAAGAACTCAGACGGCAAGCGGTTCATGTTCGACTACATCCCGTCGGTGTTCAAAGGCCAATACGCCGAGACCGAAACCGAGGCCGACCAATGGCTCAAGGACAACGACTCCGCCCGTCGCACCCCGGACCTGCTGCCACGCGATGAGGTTGCCCGCGCGATCAACTCCGAGGTCAAAGCCGGCCGGGGCACGCCGCACGGCGGGGTTTACCTCGACATCGCGTCCCGTTTGACGCCTGCGGACATCAAGCGCCGGTTGCCGTCGATGTATCACCAGTTCATGGAGCTCGCCGAGGTCGACATCACCACGCAGCCAATGGAAGTCGGGCCCACCTGTCACTACGTCATGGGCGGTATCGAAGTCGACGCGGATACCGGTGCGGCGACGGTCCCCGGGCTGTTCGCCGCTGGCGAATGTTCCGGCGGCATGCACGGCTCCAACCGTCTGGGCGGCAATTCGCTGTCAGATCTGCTGGTCTTCGGGCGACGGGCCGGCCTGGGAGCCGCCGATTACGTGCGGTCGCTGAGCAGCCGTCCGACCGTCTCACCTGAGGCTGTCGACACTGCGGCCAAGCAGGCGCTAAAACCCTTCGAGGGACCGAAAGACGGCTCGGCACCGGAAAATCCGTACGCGCTGCACATGGACTTGCAGTATTTGATGAACGACTTGGTCGGCATCATCCGTAACCAGGAGGAGATATCACGGGCGCTGACCTTGTTGACTGAGCTGTGGACTCGTTACCAGAACGTGCTTGTGGAAGGACATCGCCAATACAACCCGGGCTGGAATCTGGCCATCGATTTGCGCAACATGCTGCTGGTCAGCGAGTGCGTGGCGAAGGCCGCGCTGGAACGCACCGAAAGCCGCGGCGGCCACACCCGCGACGACCACCCCGGCATGGACCCCGCTTGGCGCAAGACCTTGCTGGTATGCCGGGCAACTCAAAACATCAACGGCGGGGCCGACGGTTCGCACGTCAGCATCACCCGCGAACCTCAGGTACCCATGCGGCCCGACTTGCTGGAGCTCTTCGAGATCTCGGAGTTGGCAAAGTACTACACCGATGAAGAGCTGACCGAGCACCCAGGATGGAGCGGCTAA
- a CDS encoding Hsp20/alpha crystallin family protein, with amino-acid sequence MSNLALWSRPAWDTERWLRDFFGPAATVDWFKPVTSGVNPAFNPAAEIVKDGDDAVVRLELPGVDVDEDVNVEVDRDRLVIHGEHRDEHTGDVAGSAGRTLREIRYGSFRRSFQLPAHVTSEAIAASYAAGVLTVRVTGAFRDPAAGQAQRIAITK; translated from the coding sequence ATGAGCAACCTCGCACTGTGGTCGCGACCGGCCTGGGACACCGAACGATGGCTGCGCGACTTTTTCGGCCCTGCCGCCACGGTGGACTGGTTCAAGCCCGTGACCAGTGGCGTAAACCCGGCCTTCAATCCGGCAGCTGAGATCGTCAAGGATGGCGACGACGCAGTGGTTCGCCTCGAACTGCCGGGTGTTGACGTGGACGAAGACGTCAACGTAGAGGTCGACCGTGACCGCCTGGTTATTCACGGCGAACACCGCGATGAGCACACCGGGGACGTGGCAGGAAGCGCCGGCCGCACCCTGCGTGAGATCCGCTACGGATCGTTCCGCCGGTCGTTCCAGCTCCCCGCGCACGTCACCAGCGAGGCCATCGCGGCTTCGTATGCTGCCGGTGTATTGACGGTGCGGGTCACCGGTGCCTTTAGGGACCCGGCCGCAGGCCAGGCGCAGCGCATCGCCATCACGAAGTAA
- the nirB gene encoding nitrite reductase large subunit NirB yields MAPAGMPRRHDAARHLIVVGHGMVGHRLVEALRARDSASESGGCWRITVLAEEADAAYDRVGLTSYTDSWDRGLLALPGNDYAGDDRVRLLLNTRVAEIDRTTKSVVTVDGERHSYDALVLATGSYAFVPPVPGHDLPECHVYRTLDDLDAIRAGAQCTLEAGHAGAGVVIGGGLLGLEAANALRQFGLQTHVIEMMPRLMAQQIDEAGGALLARMITDLGIAVHVGMGTESIESVEHSDGLRSLRVRLTDGVLIDAGLVIFAAGIRPRDELAAAAGLTIAGRGGVLTDSSCRTSDPDIYAVGEVAAIEGRCYGLVGPGYTSAEVVADRLLDGTAEFPDADLSTKLKLLGVDVASFGDAMGATENCLEVVINDAVNRTYAKLVLSDDAKTLLGGVLVGDASSYGVLRPMVGSELPGDPLALIAPAQSTGGAPALGVGALPDSAQICSCNNVTKGELKCAIADGCADVPALKACTAAGTSCGSCVPLLKQLLEAEGVEQSKALCEHFSQSRAELFEIISATKIRTFSGLLARFGRGKGCDICKPVVASILASTGSDHILDGEQASLQDSNDHFLANIQRNGSYSVVPRVPGGDIKPEHLILIGQIAQDFGLYTKITGGQRIDLLGARVDQLPQIWKRLVDGGMESGHAYGKAVRTVKSCVGSDWCRYGQQDSVQLAIDLELRYRGLRAPHKIKLGVSGCARECAEARSKDVGVIATEKGWNLYVGGNGGMTPKHAQLLASDLDTETLIRYIDRFLMYYIRTADRLQRTAPWIESLQGGLDHVREVVCDDALGLAEEFEAAMERHVQNYKCEWKGVLQDPDKLSRFVSFVNAPDAVDTTVAFTERAGRKVPVPIGMPSVPTGRE; encoded by the coding sequence ATGGCTCCAGCCGGTATGCCGCGCCGGCACGATGCGGCCCGCCACCTCATCGTGGTCGGGCATGGCATGGTGGGCCACCGGCTGGTGGAAGCGCTCCGTGCCCGCGACAGTGCTAGTGAGTCAGGCGGGTGCTGGCGAATCACCGTCCTGGCGGAGGAGGCCGATGCGGCGTACGACCGCGTTGGCCTGACCTCCTACACCGATAGCTGGGATCGCGGCCTGTTGGCGTTGCCTGGCAACGACTACGCCGGTGACGATCGGGTTCGGTTGCTGCTCAACACACGCGTCGCTGAAATCGACCGCACGACAAAATCGGTGGTCACCGTCGACGGCGAGCGGCATAGTTACGACGCACTGGTGCTGGCGACCGGGTCATACGCTTTCGTTCCGCCGGTGCCCGGCCACGATCTGCCCGAGTGTCACGTTTACCGCACACTTGACGATCTTGACGCCATTCGCGCGGGCGCCCAGTGCACGCTAGAGGCCGGACACGCAGGCGCGGGAGTCGTCATCGGTGGCGGCCTGCTGGGGCTCGAGGCCGCAAACGCGCTGCGTCAGTTTGGGTTGCAGACGCACGTCATCGAGATGATGCCGCGATTGATGGCCCAACAGATCGACGAGGCTGGTGGTGCGTTGCTGGCTCGGATGATCACCGATCTTGGGATCGCCGTGCATGTCGGAATGGGTACCGAATCGATTGAATCCGTTGAACATTCGGACGGCCTCAGGTCGCTGCGGGTGCGCCTGACCGACGGTGTGCTCATCGATGCCGGCCTGGTGATCTTCGCCGCCGGGATTCGGCCGCGCGACGAGCTGGCGGCAGCGGCGGGGTTGACGATCGCTGGTCGCGGCGGCGTGCTCACTGACTCATCCTGCCGGACAAGCGATCCGGACATCTACGCCGTCGGCGAGGTCGCCGCGATCGAGGGCCGGTGTTATGGCCTGGTTGGGCCCGGTTACACCTCCGCCGAGGTGGTAGCGGACCGGCTGCTGGACGGGACTGCGGAGTTTCCAGATGCGGACTTATCGACAAAGCTCAAACTGCTGGGTGTCGACGTGGCCAGCTTCGGTGACGCGATGGGTGCGACCGAGAACTGTCTCGAAGTTGTCATCAATGACGCGGTCAACCGGACATACGCCAAACTGGTGCTCTCCGACGACGCCAAGACCCTGCTCGGTGGGGTACTGGTCGGCGACGCTTCGTCGTACGGGGTGTTGCGGCCCATGGTCGGCAGCGAACTGCCCGGGGACCCGCTCGCCCTGATCGCGCCGGCCCAGTCGACTGGAGGCGCTCCGGCGCTGGGGGTTGGGGCGCTGCCGGATTCGGCGCAGATCTGCTCGTGCAACAACGTCACCAAGGGGGAGCTGAAGTGCGCGATTGCCGACGGCTGCGCCGATGTTCCCGCGCTCAAGGCGTGCACGGCGGCCGGGACGTCCTGTGGGTCGTGCGTGCCGCTGCTCAAGCAGCTGCTGGAAGCCGAGGGCGTGGAACAGTCTAAGGCGCTGTGCGAGCACTTCAGTCAATCGCGAGCTGAACTCTTTGAAATAATCAGTGCCACCAAAATCCGCACCTTCTCCGGCCTGCTGGCGCGCTTCGGCCGCGGAAAGGGTTGCGACATCTGCAAACCCGTGGTCGCCTCCATCCTGGCTTCGACCGGGTCGGACCACATTCTCGACGGCGAACAAGCGTCACTCCAGGACTCCAACGACCACTTCCTGGCCAACATTCAGCGCAACGGCAGTTACTCCGTGGTGCCGCGGGTCCCCGGCGGTGACATCAAGCCGGAGCATCTGATTTTGATTGGGCAGATCGCGCAAGACTTCGGGCTCTACACCAAAATCACTGGCGGCCAGCGGATCGACCTGCTCGGAGCCCGCGTGGACCAGCTGCCGCAGATTTGGAAGCGGCTGGTGGACGGTGGCATGGAATCCGGCCACGCCTACGGCAAGGCGGTGCGTACGGTGAAGAGCTGCGTGGGCAGCGACTGGTGCCGCTATGGTCAGCAGGATTCGGTGCAGCTGGCCATCGACCTGGAATTGCGCTACCGGGGTTTACGGGCCCCGCACAAGATTAAGCTGGGCGTCTCGGGTTGCGCGCGGGAGTGTGCCGAGGCCCGCAGCAAGGACGTGGGCGTCATCGCCACTGAGAAGGGCTGGAACCTTTACGTAGGCGGCAACGGTGGTATGACGCCTAAGCACGCTCAGCTGCTGGCCAGTGATTTGGACACCGAAACGCTGATCCGCTACATCGACCGGTTCCTGATGTACTACATCCGAACCGCCGACCGACTGCAACGCACCGCCCCATGGATCGAATCGCTGCAGGGCGGGCTGGATCACGTGCGCGAGGTTGTGTGCGACGACGCGCTGGGCCTCGCCGAGGAATTCGAGGCCGCGATGGAGCGCCATGTGCAGAACTACAAGTGCGAATGGAAGGGCGTGCTGCAGGATCCAGACAAGCTGTCGCGGTTCGTCTCCTTCGTCAACGCTCCAGATGCCGTTGACACGACCGTGGCATTCACTGAGCGCGCCGGGCGCAAAGTTCCTGTGCCCATTGGCATGCCGAGTGTTCCAACGGGTCGCGAATGA
- the nirD gene encoding nitrite reductase small subunit NirD: MTLIDDIQVWTTACAYDHLIPGRGVGVLLDDGTQAALFRLDDGSVHAIGNVDPFSGAAVISRGIVGDRGGRATVQSPILKQAFALDDGSCLDDPRFSVPVYPARVTPEGHIQVARVAA, translated from the coding sequence GTGACGCTTATTGACGATATACAGGTGTGGACGACCGCCTGTGCATATGACCACCTCATTCCTGGCCGTGGTGTCGGTGTGCTGCTTGATGACGGCACCCAGGCGGCGTTGTTCCGGCTGGACGACGGGTCGGTGCATGCAATCGGCAACGTCGACCCGTTTTCTGGGGCAGCGGTGATCTCACGCGGGATCGTCGGCGACCGCGGGGGTCGCGCGACGGTCCAATCGCCGATTCTGAAGCAGGCATTCGCGCTTGACGACGGTAGTTGCCTGGACGATCCACGGTTTTCCGTGCCGGTCTACCCGGCGCGCGTCACGCCCGAAGGCCATATCCAGGTCGCCCGGGTCGCCGCCTAG
- a CDS encoding sirohydrochlorin chelatase encodes MNLILAAHGTRKPGGVAMIGKLAAQVSALVGGTVQVAFVDVLGPTPSEVLSAFSPPTQPTATDRPAIVVPAFLSRGYHVRTDLPAHVTASGHPNVSVTPALGPSSEIARLVADQLMKSGWHHGDSVILAAAGTSDHRARADLRTSAALLSASIRSPVALAFAATGGPQVDKAVAKARAKARRHGSGRVAVASYLLADGLFQEHLRACGADLVSQPLGTHPGLAQLIASRFHRASSPADTLRAAAFHVS; translated from the coding sequence ATGAATCTCATTCTGGCGGCACACGGCACCCGCAAACCGGGTGGTGTTGCGATGATCGGAAAACTTGCGGCCCAGGTGAGCGCGCTGGTCGGCGGTACGGTGCAGGTGGCGTTTGTCGACGTATTGGGCCCCACACCAAGCGAGGTGCTTTCCGCGTTTTCGCCACCTACTCAGCCGACGGCCACCGACCGCCCCGCCATCGTGGTGCCGGCGTTTTTGTCCCGCGGATACCACGTCCGCACCGATCTGCCAGCTCATGTCACGGCCAGCGGACACCCGAACGTCAGCGTTACCCCGGCTTTGGGGCCGAGCAGCGAGATCGCGCGACTGGTAGCCGACCAACTGATGAAATCCGGTTGGCACCATGGTGATTCGGTGATTCTTGCGGCGGCTGGCACATCCGATCATAGAGCCCGCGCCGACCTGCGGACCAGCGCTGCGCTGCTGTCTGCGTCGATCCGATCGCCGGTGGCCTTGGCATTTGCCGCCACCGGAGGTCCACAGGTAGACAAGGCCGTAGCAAAGGCACGGGCGAAAGCTCGCCGCCATGGTTCGGGCCGCGTCGCGGTCGCCTCCTATTTGCTGGCCGACGGGCTGTTTCAAGAACACCTCCGCGCCTGTGGCGCCGATCTGGTCAGCCAGCCGCTGGGCACCCATCCAGGGCTAGCGCAACTAATTGCGAGCAGGTTCCACCGAGCCTCTTCCCCGGCGGATACGCTCCGAGCCGCTGCATTCCATGTCAGTTGA